From Pseudonocardia autotrophica, one genomic window encodes:
- a CDS encoding phosphotransferase family protein has product MTEEAPAWAWSAADLAALRRFLEERGISEGPLTTRRIGDGHSNLTYLVSGSSRVVVRRPPPPPLPPGAHDMLREARLLQGLAGTGVPVPEVLATAQADEVIDVPLYVMSHVEGPVVTTETPAPLADTASRRAIGESMVDVLAAIHEVDWKAAGLSEMGRPEGFNGRHLGRMRRLVADEQGRPPKAFVEVDGWLEAHVPAESGATIVHNDYRLGNVILAPEPPGRIAAVLDWELATLGDPLFDVGNFLASWPVAGEPMTPTAELGAAVLEEGYPTREELAARYAATTGRDLSELRWYTTMALWKLAVLFEYKHRRTKAGLGDEYFADPALVTSFLDRAAATAGR; this is encoded by the coding sequence GTGACCGAGGAGGCACCCGCCTGGGCGTGGTCCGCGGCGGATCTCGCTGCGCTGCGACGTTTCCTGGAGGAGCGGGGGATCAGCGAGGGCCCGCTGACCACACGCCGGATCGGGGACGGGCACTCCAACCTGACCTACCTGGTGTCGGGGAGCAGCCGGGTCGTCGTCCGGCGCCCGCCGCCCCCGCCGCTGCCCCCGGGCGCGCACGACATGCTCCGCGAGGCCCGGCTGCTGCAGGGGCTCGCGGGGACCGGAGTGCCGGTCCCCGAGGTGCTCGCGACGGCGCAGGCGGACGAGGTCATCGACGTGCCGCTCTACGTGATGAGCCACGTCGAGGGGCCGGTCGTCACCACCGAGACCCCGGCACCGCTCGCCGACACCGCGTCCCGACGGGCGATCGGTGAGAGCATGGTGGACGTCCTCGCGGCGATCCACGAGGTGGACTGGAAGGCCGCCGGACTGTCCGAGATGGGCAGGCCGGAGGGCTTCAACGGTCGCCACCTGGGGCGGATGCGCAGGCTCGTCGCGGACGAGCAGGGCCGCCCGCCCAAGGCCTTCGTCGAGGTCGACGGCTGGCTCGAGGCCCACGTGCCCGCCGAGTCCGGGGCCACGATCGTGCACAACGACTACCGGCTCGGCAACGTCATCCTCGCCCCGGAGCCGCCCGGTCGGATCGCCGCGGTGCTCGACTGGGAGCTCGCCACCCTCGGCGACCCCCTGTTCGACGTCGGCAACTTCCTGGCGTCCTGGCCGGTGGCCGGGGAGCCGATGACTCCGACGGCCGAGCTGGGTGCCGCGGTGCTGGAGGAGGGCTACCCCACCCGGGAGGAGCTCGCCGCCCGCTACGCGGCGACCACCGGCCGGGACCTGTCCGAGCTGCGCTGGTACACCACGATGGCGCTGTGGAAGCTCGCGGTGCTGTTCGAGTACAAGCACCGCCGCACGAAGGCGGGCCTCGGGGACGAGTACTTCGCCGACCCTGCGCTGGTCACCTCGTTCCTCGACCGCGCGGCGGCGACCGCGGGCCGCTGA